The following are encoded together in the Opitutus sp. ER46 genome:
- a CDS encoding CsgG/HfaB family protein has translation MNIRPLLPLVLAGALVALAGCATESNRPLETAQVQAAARPYAGPKGMVAVGKFDNRSNFMRGIFSDGVDRLGSQAKTILVTHLQDSGRFAVLDRENLDEIKREAQLSGQAATVKGAEFTITGDITEFGRKEVGDEQLFGIVGQGKKQVAYAKVSIYVVDVATSQVVTSVQGAGEYVLSNREVLGFGGTAGYDSTLNGKVLDLAIRQAIDALVVKFENGGWKK, from the coding sequence ATGAACATTCGCCCCCTGCTGCCCCTTGTCCTCGCCGGTGCCCTCGTCGCATTGGCGGGTTGTGCCACGGAATCCAATCGTCCGCTTGAAACCGCCCAGGTGCAGGCCGCGGCGCGCCCGTATGCCGGGCCGAAGGGGATGGTGGCGGTGGGCAAGTTCGACAACCGGTCGAACTTCATGCGCGGGATCTTCTCCGACGGCGTGGACCGGCTGGGCAGCCAGGCGAAGACGATTCTGGTCACTCACCTGCAGGACTCGGGTCGGTTTGCCGTGCTTGATCGCGAGAACCTCGACGAGATCAAGCGGGAGGCTCAGCTCTCCGGCCAGGCCGCGACCGTGAAGGGCGCTGAGTTTACCATCACGGGCGACATCACCGAGTTCGGGCGCAAGGAGGTCGGTGACGAGCAGCTCTTCGGCATCGTGGGGCAGGGCAAGAAGCAGGTCGCCTACGCCAAGGTGAGCATCTACGTCGTCGATGTCGCCACCTCGCAGGTCGTCACCTCCGTGCAGGGCGCGGGTGAGTACGTGCTGAGCAACCGCGAGGTGCTCGGGTTTGGCGGCACCGCGGGCTATGACTCCACCCTCAACGGCAAGGTGCTCGACCTGGCGATCCGTCAGGCGATCGACGCGTTGGTGGTGAAGTTTGAAAACGGCGGCTGGAAGAAATGA
- a CDS encoding PD40 domain-containing protein, whose protein sequence is MRTLLRYCLFLPFLAAAVFAAAPVRKLGVVDVAVDKDAIAVRVSSNNPELNSLAIIAFRSHGRYIVRATDYSYDLRFTHLGGNQVKLDILRGRENAIAFSETVSGTSPRNALLRAADIAVGKTNGLGLRGFFTARLAFVGEGSGKKEIYVSDLFMGEAKRVTNDRALVLSPRWSPDGSRLVYTSYFQSGFPDIYMINMRSFDRSIYARFKGTNSGARFSPNGQQIAMVLSSSGTPEIWVGGAQGGLPVRRTRSDAVKSSPCWSPDGAQLVFAMEPGPQLYVMPAAGGTPRRLATGYRYTAEPDWSRAKPNLIACTVREGSRFQVAVYDSSKGSAQIVSQAAFDGIEPSWLADGRHLLYTARDRTTSVLCILDTETGRSTPITTNSGPIGSAMQASVLNAN, encoded by the coding sequence ATGCGCACTCTCCTCCGGTACTGCTTATTCCTCCCGTTTTTGGCTGCTGCCGTGTTCGCGGCGGCGCCGGTCCGCAAGCTCGGCGTCGTCGATGTCGCCGTCGACAAGGACGCGATTGCCGTCCGCGTTTCGTCGAACAACCCGGAGCTGAACTCGCTCGCGATCATCGCGTTTCGGTCGCACGGCCGGTACATCGTGCGAGCGACCGACTACTCGTACGACCTGCGTTTCACGCACCTCGGTGGCAACCAGGTGAAGCTCGACATCCTGCGCGGCCGCGAGAACGCGATTGCCTTCTCCGAGACGGTGAGCGGCACCTCGCCGCGCAATGCGCTGCTCCGCGCGGCGGATATCGCGGTGGGCAAGACCAATGGCCTTGGGCTGCGGGGTTTCTTTACGGCGCGGCTCGCCTTTGTGGGTGAGGGCAGCGGCAAGAAGGAGATCTATGTTTCCGACCTATTTATGGGGGAGGCCAAGCGCGTCACCAACGACCGCGCGCTGGTCCTTTCGCCGCGCTGGTCGCCCGACGGTTCCCGCCTCGTGTACACGAGCTACTTCCAGTCGGGCTTCCCGGACATCTACATGATCAACATGCGCTCGTTCGACCGCTCGATCTACGCGCGCTTCAAGGGTACGAACAGCGGCGCCCGCTTCAGCCCGAACGGCCAGCAGATCGCGATGGTGCTTTCGAGCTCCGGCACGCCGGAAATCTGGGTCGGCGGCGCACAGGGCGGTCTGCCGGTGCGGCGGACGCGGTCCGACGCCGTTAAATCGTCGCCGTGCTGGTCGCCGGACGGCGCGCAACTTGTCTTTGCCATGGAGCCCGGCCCGCAGCTTTATGTGATGCCCGCCGCCGGCGGCACGCCGCGCCGGCTGGCGACCGGGTATCGCTACACCGCGGAACCCGACTGGAGCCGCGCCAAGCCCAACCTGATCGCCTGCACGGTCCGCGAGGGCAGCCGCTTCCAGGTGGCGGTGTATGACAGCAGCAAGGGCTCGGCGCAGATCGTCTCGCAGGCGGCGTTTGACGGCATCGAGCCGAGCTGGCTCGCCGACGGCCGGCATCTGCTCTACACCGCGCGCGACCGCACCACGAGCGTCCTCTGTATCCTGGATACGGAGACGGGCCGGAGCACGCCGATCACCACCAACAGCGGCCCGATCGGCAGTGCGATGCAGGCCAGCGTGCTGAACGCCAACTGA
- a CDS encoding DUF4810 domain-containing protein, which produces MNPLIRCGTFVLLLALVGCQTARPLYYWGRYETSIYQGYSAPQKASPERQIELMLEDEQKAAAANLPVHPGFHAHLGYLYEQVGKSDLARKEFEAEKRLFPESAQLMDRLLNQKPPTPAKS; this is translated from the coding sequence ATGAACCCGCTCATCCGCTGCGGCACCTTCGTGCTGCTGCTTGCCTTGGTTGGCTGCCAGACCGCGCGACCGCTGTACTACTGGGGCCGCTACGAGACCTCCATTTATCAGGGCTACAGCGCGCCGCAGAAGGCCTCCCCGGAACGCCAGATCGAGCTGATGCTCGAGGATGAACAGAAGGCGGCCGCCGCCAACCTGCCGGTTCATCCGGGCTTCCACGCGCATCTCGGTTATCTCTACGAGCAGGTCGGCAAGTCGGACCTCGCCCGGAAGGAGTTTGAGGCGGAAAAGCGGCTCTTCCCGGAATCGGCGCAGTTAATGGATCGGTTGCTGAACCAGAAACCTCCGACCCCGGCAAAGTCATGA
- a CDS encoding superoxide dismutase translates to MAFELPPLPYPSNALEPHIDAKTMEIHHGKHHNAYVTNANNALKDQPSLGGIDVNTLISDLSKVPEAIRGVIRNNAGGHSNHSFFWKIMGPGKGGAPKGKLAEAINATWGSFDKFKEEFAKAAATRFGSGWAWLVVTSDKKLAIGSTANQDSPLMGKAVAGLEGKPVIGLDVWEHAYYLNYQNRRPDYITAWWNVVDWDAAEKNYQAALG, encoded by the coding sequence ATGGCCTTCGAACTTCCGCCACTCCCATACCCGTCCAACGCCCTCGAGCCGCACATCGACGCGAAGACGATGGAGATCCATCACGGCAAGCACCACAACGCGTACGTCACGAACGCCAACAACGCCCTGAAGGACCAGCCCTCGCTCGGCGGGATCGACGTCAACACGCTCATCTCCGACCTCAGCAAGGTGCCCGAGGCGATCCGCGGCGTGATCCGCAACAACGCCGGTGGCCACAGCAACCATTCCTTCTTTTGGAAGATCATGGGGCCCGGCAAGGGCGGCGCGCCCAAGGGCAAGCTGGCTGAGGCCATCAACGCCACCTGGGGTTCGTTCGACAAATTCAAGGAGGAGTTCGCCAAGGCCGCCGCCACCCGGTTCGGCTCCGGCTGGGCGTGGCTCGTCGTGACCAGCGACAAGAAGCTGGCAATCGGCTCGACCGCCAACCAGGACAGCCCACTCATGGGGAAGGCCGTCGCCGGCCTCGAGGGCAAGCCCGTCATCGGCCTCGATGTCTGGGAGCACGCCTACTACCTGAACTACCAGAACCGCCGCCCCGACTACATCACGGCCTGGTGGAACGTCGTGGACTGGGACGCGGCCGAGAAGAACTACCAGGCCGCCCTCGGCTAA
- a CDS encoding DUF4032 domain-containing protein: MKQSSLYQEFLAEREEILKHKWLESERLGYDIGFERALLDWIRKHRESWRAARRQQQHQQQGGSGTTMPFPPAGNEKKAS, encoded by the coding sequence GTGAAACAATCCAGCCTGTACCAGGAATTCCTGGCGGAGCGGGAGGAGATCTTGAAACACAAATGGCTGGAGTCAGAGCGCTTGGGTTACGACATCGGCTTCGAACGCGCCCTCTTGGACTGGATTCGCAAGCACCGCGAAAGCTGGCGCGCCGCGCGCCGCCAGCAGCAGCACCAGCAGCAAGGCGGCAGCGGCACGACGATGCCCTTCCCGCCCGCCGGTAACGAAAAGAAGGCGAGCTAA
- a CDS encoding AraC family transcriptional regulator yields the protein MSFPLPGRINRGAYDQPFSGVGIEFDPLDVKPGRSGLTLHEAGFVADNGDWNFPGVFSPFWRLYRNHRRGHCVLFGDQMIELTPDRIVLVPPHCLFHCLGGNPVPTFWLAFSFARKLHPQQSLPVLLAPRDTELCLIRDLEALIAADAHWDPTEAIRRHSLALLHVVLSRPELPWQPPLPEKLRRVHDYIEANLATPLAAPALARRAGLSVAGFNRAFKRHFDTSPARYVSEIRVREAARRLLHTDATIEAIAADTGFPDRAYFSRVFKKVTGESPAAFRRQHGRTALAGDIR from the coding sequence ATGTCCTTTCCGCTACCAGGCCGGATCAACCGCGGGGCGTACGACCAGCCCTTTTCGGGCGTGGGCATCGAGTTCGACCCACTCGACGTGAAGCCCGGCCGGAGCGGACTGACGTTGCACGAGGCAGGCTTCGTGGCCGACAACGGCGACTGGAACTTTCCCGGGGTGTTCAGCCCGTTCTGGCGGCTCTACCGCAACCACCGTCGCGGACACTGCGTGCTCTTCGGCGACCAGATGATCGAGCTCACGCCGGATCGGATCGTGCTGGTGCCCCCGCATTGCCTCTTCCACTGCCTCGGTGGCAACCCCGTGCCAACGTTCTGGCTCGCGTTCAGCTTCGCCCGGAAGCTCCACCCGCAGCAATCACTCCCGGTCCTGCTCGCCCCGCGCGACACGGAGTTGTGTCTGATTCGGGACTTGGAGGCCCTGATCGCCGCAGACGCCCACTGGGATCCAACCGAAGCGATCCGACGCCACAGCCTGGCGTTGCTGCACGTGGTGCTATCGCGGCCCGAACTGCCGTGGCAGCCGCCGCTGCCGGAGAAGCTGCGCCGGGTGCACGACTACATTGAAGCCAACCTCGCAACCCCGCTCGCCGCACCCGCCCTCGCGCGCCGCGCCGGGTTGAGCGTCGCCGGTTTCAATCGCGCGTTCAAACGCCACTTCGACACCTCGCCCGCGCGCTACGTGAGCGAAATCCGCGTCCGCGAGGCGGCCCGCCGGCTGCTCCACACCGACGCCACCATCGAGGCGATCGCCGCCGACACCGGCTTCCCCGACCGCGCCTACTTCAGTCGCGTGTTCAAAAAGGTGACGGGCGAATCGCCCGCCGCTTTCCGCCGCCAACATGGCCGCACAGCTTTGGCCGGCGACATACGGTGA
- a CDS encoding Mrp/NBP35 family ATP-binding protein, producing the protein MTTEQIKEQLKHVKYPGFSRDIVSFGLVRSAGFFDGTVKVSLALTTTDQKVPLQLKQEVEKALRALPAVKDVLVEISVAAPKAPVAPGGGATGNVAGNASAAPKSIRHAVAIASGKGGVGKSTFAVNLACALAQSLTAQGRPGRVGLMDCDIYGPSVPLMMGLQGRPMVEGEGQDAMLIPMERHGVKVMSMGFLVDDNTPVVWRGPMIMKTVQQFVQNVKWGELDVLLVDLPPGTGDAQLSLVQTLPLDGAVLVTTPQPAATNVARKGGLMFQKVNVPLLGVAENMSYFVDPAGNRHHVFGSGGGVAVAEKLGTSLLGQVPLIPEIRAGGDSGEPIVVSAPQSPAGAVFQSLATSLLSQLERSNRRM; encoded by the coding sequence GTGACCACCGAACAGATCAAGGAACAGTTGAAACACGTGAAATATCCCGGCTTCAGCCGTGATATCGTCTCCTTCGGACTGGTCCGCTCCGCCGGATTCTTCGACGGTACGGTCAAAGTCTCGCTCGCATTGACGACCACCGATCAAAAGGTGCCGCTGCAGCTCAAGCAGGAGGTGGAGAAAGCGCTGCGCGCGTTGCCCGCCGTCAAAGATGTACTGGTGGAGATTTCCGTCGCCGCGCCGAAGGCCCCCGTGGCTCCCGGTGGGGGCGCCACCGGCAATGTCGCCGGCAACGCGTCGGCGGCGCCGAAGAGCATTCGTCACGCGGTGGCGATCGCCTCCGGCAAGGGCGGCGTCGGCAAGAGCACCTTCGCGGTCAACCTCGCGTGCGCGCTGGCGCAATCCCTCACCGCGCAGGGCCGCCCGGGGCGCGTCGGCTTGATGGACTGCGATATCTACGGGCCCAGCGTGCCGTTGATGATGGGCCTGCAGGGCCGCCCGATGGTCGAGGGCGAAGGGCAGGACGCCATGCTCATCCCGATGGAGCGGCATGGCGTGAAGGTCATGAGCATGGGCTTCCTGGTGGACGACAACACCCCCGTCGTGTGGCGCGGCCCGATGATCATGAAGACCGTGCAGCAGTTCGTGCAGAACGTGAAATGGGGCGAACTGGACGTGCTCCTCGTTGACCTGCCGCCCGGCACCGGCGACGCGCAACTCTCCCTCGTGCAGACGCTGCCACTCGACGGCGCGGTGTTGGTGACGACGCCCCAACCCGCGGCCACCAACGTGGCGCGGAAAGGTGGCCTGATGTTCCAGAAGGTGAACGTCCCGCTCCTCGGCGTCGCGGAGAACATGAGTTACTTCGTCGATCCCGCCGGCAACAGACATCACGTGTTTGGCTCCGGCGGCGGCGTGGCCGTCGCGGAAAAACTGGGCACGTCACTGCTTGGCCAAGTCCCGCTGATTCCGGAGATCCGCGCCGGTGGAGACAGTGGTGAACCGATCGTCGTCAGCGCCCCCCAATCGCCCGCCGGAGCCGTGTTTCAAAGCTTGGCGACGTCATTACTGTCGCAACTAGAACGATCAAACCGGCGCATGTGA
- the rpmG gene encoding 50S ribosomal protein L33 — translation MQEQVILECTEARKEGKPVSRYLTKRNKKTVTERIEKKKYNPHLKRHTLHREIK, via the coding sequence ATGCAAGAACAAGTCATCCTGGAGTGCACGGAAGCGCGCAAAGAGGGCAAACCGGTTTCGCGTTACCTCACCAAGCGCAACAAAAAGACCGTCACGGAGCGGATTGAGAAGAAGAAGTACAACCCGCACCTGAAGCGCCACACGCTTCATCGCGAGATCAAGTAA
- the infA gene encoding translation initiation factor IF-1 — MADGNAIEVEGKVVAVLPGTMFKVQLANGHVVLAHISGKLRKNFIKIAAGDTVKMEMSPYDLEKARITFRMKESTPPPPPMMRRRY; from the coding sequence ATGGCTGACGGCAACGCGATTGAAGTGGAAGGGAAGGTCGTGGCGGTTCTGCCGGGCACGATGTTCAAGGTGCAGCTGGCGAACGGACACGTGGTGCTGGCGCACATTTCGGGAAAGTTGAGGAAGAACTTCATCAAGATCGCCGCTGGCGACACGGTGAAGATGGAGATGAGCCCTTACGATCTGGAGAAGGCGCGCATCACTTTCCGCATGAAGGAAAGCACGCCGCCCCCGCCGCCGATGATGCGGCGCCGGTACTGA
- the xerD gene encoding site-specific tyrosine recombinase XerD, which produces MGRPKKSIDPAAPAKPPANAFADDIDAFLAFISLERGLAKNTIVSYADDLKQAAAFLARQGVADWRSVTAAQAEAWIHSLSAGRYSVASLSRKLSALRMFARFLVRERFRADDFTALLSGPKLNRKLPSTLSEDEMARLLAAAHGGDPRSLRDRALLELFYSSGLRVSELAGLTIQQIDLENGFIRVFGKGSKERVVPVGAKAREAVLTYLTSGRPHLVKPRTGSQLFLNNRGTKLSRMGLWLIVQQYVKRAGITKKVKPHSLRHSFATHLLTGGADLRAIQEMLGHASISTTQIYTAVEPQRLLSQHAKFHPRNKEA; this is translated from the coding sequence ATGGGGCGTCCGAAGAAATCAATCGATCCCGCGGCGCCGGCTAAGCCGCCGGCAAATGCATTCGCGGACGACATCGATGCTTTCCTGGCCTTCATCAGCCTCGAGCGCGGCTTGGCGAAGAACACGATCGTCAGCTATGCCGACGACTTGAAGCAGGCGGCGGCGTTTCTCGCGCGCCAGGGCGTGGCGGATTGGCGAAGTGTCACGGCGGCCCAGGCCGAAGCGTGGATTCACTCGCTGAGTGCCGGGCGCTATTCGGTCGCGAGCCTTTCCCGCAAGCTCAGCGCGCTGCGGATGTTCGCCCGGTTCCTGGTGCGCGAACGGTTCCGGGCGGATGATTTCACCGCTCTGCTCAGCGGCCCGAAACTCAACCGCAAGCTGCCGTCGACCTTGTCTGAGGACGAGATGGCGCGGTTGCTCGCAGCCGCGCATGGCGGCGATCCGCGTTCGCTGCGTGATCGCGCGCTGCTGGAGCTGTTCTACTCAAGCGGGCTCCGGGTCTCGGAGTTGGCGGGGCTTACGATCCAGCAGATCGATCTCGAGAACGGTTTCATCCGTGTCTTCGGCAAGGGCTCGAAGGAGCGGGTGGTGCCGGTCGGAGCCAAGGCCCGGGAGGCAGTCCTGACGTATCTCACTTCCGGCCGGCCGCATCTCGTGAAGCCGCGCACCGGCAGCCAGCTCTTCCTCAACAACCGCGGCACAAAGCTTTCGCGCATGGGCCTTTGGCTGATCGTGCAGCAGTACGTGAAGCGTGCCGGCATCACCAAGAAGGTGAAACCTCACTCCTTGCGGCATTCGTTCGCCACGCACCTGCTGACGGGTGGTGCCGATCTGCGGGCCATTCAGGAGATGCTCGGCCACGCCAGCATCTCGACCACGCAGATTTACACCGCTGTCGAGCCCCAGCGGCTGCTGTCCCAGCACGCCAAGTTTCACCCGCGCAACAAGGAGGCGTAA
- a CDS encoding nucleoside kinase, which yields MTETSFVTPSQTVDIHLPDGRTLRGPRGATAATLLAPLKDSTPAPIVAVVINGELCELTRTIELECRVRPVTMAEVDGARIYRRSLTFLLEAAFMNLFPATELYIEHSLASGGYFCEVRKRPRLIETEIEQLEAEMRRLIELDLPLVRVEVPVGEAISLFEKQNQLDKVRLMKHRRKQTTALYKLGNCVDDRHGFMVPSTGYLSCFDLTVMNGGFVLRYPRQHAPDTLTPLASNPKLLGAFRQYGAWLEKLGIGSVGALDDAIQAGRSRELILVSEALHEQTIADIARQISERRDQARLVLISGPSSSGKTTFSRRLAVQLLTYGLAPFALELDNYFVNREETPRDANGQLDYETIDALRLSQLGEHLERLLKGDEVQLPKYSFQEGRQYPGETVKLRAGQLIILEGIHGLNPRLIPPTLAAQSFQIYASALTQLNLDRHNRISTTDTRLIRRIVRDARDRGYNAADTIGRWESVRRGEKLHIFPYQENAHVMFNSALAYELSVLRPIAEPLLRQVEPGTAEYVEARRLLAFLEWFSPIATEWVPDNSILREFIGDSILKDFRVWGA from the coding sequence ATGACCGAGACGAGTTTCGTAACCCCCAGCCAGACCGTTGATATCCACCTTCCCGACGGCCGAACGCTGCGTGGCCCGCGCGGAGCAACCGCTGCCACGCTGCTGGCTCCGCTGAAGGATAGCACGCCCGCGCCGATCGTGGCCGTCGTGATCAATGGCGAGCTCTGTGAGCTGACGCGGACGATCGAACTCGAATGCCGGGTTCGCCCCGTGACCATGGCTGAGGTCGATGGCGCCCGCATCTACCGCCGCTCGCTGACCTTCCTGCTGGAGGCGGCGTTCATGAACCTGTTCCCTGCCACCGAGCTCTACATCGAGCACTCGCTGGCGTCGGGCGGCTACTTCTGCGAGGTCCGGAAGCGTCCGCGTCTGATCGAGACCGAGATCGAACAGCTTGAGGCGGAGATGCGCCGGCTGATCGAACTCGACCTGCCGCTGGTCCGCGTGGAGGTCCCGGTGGGCGAGGCCATCAGCCTCTTCGAGAAGCAGAACCAATTGGACAAGGTCCGGCTGATGAAGCACCGGCGGAAGCAGACGACGGCCCTCTACAAGCTCGGCAACTGCGTCGACGACCGCCATGGCTTCATGGTGCCCTCGACGGGCTACCTGAGCTGCTTCGATCTCACGGTCATGAACGGTGGCTTCGTGCTGCGTTACCCTCGCCAGCACGCGCCGGACACCCTGACCCCGCTGGCGAGCAACCCCAAGCTGCTGGGCGCGTTCCGGCAGTACGGCGCGTGGCTCGAGAAGCTCGGCATCGGCAGCGTGGGGGCCCTCGACGACGCCATCCAGGCCGGCCGCAGCCGCGAACTCATCCTGGTTTCCGAGGCGCTCCACGAGCAGACGATTGCCGATATCGCGCGGCAGATCTCCGAGCGTCGCGACCAGGCTCGCCTCGTCCTCATTTCGGGCCCGTCGTCGTCGGGCAAGACTACGTTCTCGCGCCGGCTGGCGGTGCAGCTGCTGACCTACGGCCTGGCCCCGTTTGCCCTGGAGCTGGACAACTACTTCGTAAACCGCGAGGAGACCCCGCGCGACGCGAACGGCCAGCTCGACTACGAGACCATCGACGCGCTGCGGTTGTCGCAGCTCGGCGAGCACCTCGAGCGCCTGCTCAAGGGCGACGAGGTCCAGCTCCCCAAGTACAGCTTCCAGGAGGGGCGGCAGTACCCCGGCGAAACCGTCAAGCTGCGCGCCGGCCAGCTGATCATCCTCGAGGGCATCCACGGCCTGAACCCGCGGCTCATCCCGCCGACGCTCGCCGCGCAGTCGTTCCAGATCTACGCCTCCGCGCTCACGCAGCTGAATCTCGACCGGCACAACCGGATCTCCACGACCGACACCCGGCTCATCCGCCGCATCGTGCGCGACGCGCGCGACCGCGGGTATAATGCCGCCGACACCATCGGCCGGTGGGAATCGGTGCGCCGCGGCGAGAAGCTGCACATCTTCCCCTACCAGGAGAACGCGCACGTGATGTTCAACTCCGCGCTGGCCTACGAGCTCTCCGTCCTGCGCCCGATCGCCGAGCCGCTCCTGCGGCAGGTTGAGCCGGGCACGGCCGAGTACGTCGAGGCTCGCCGGCTGCTCGCGTTCCTGGAGTGGTTCTCGCCGATCGCCACCGAGTGGGTGCCGGACAATTCCATCCTCCGCGAGTTCATCGGCGACTCGATTCTGAAGGACTTCCGCGTCTGGGGCGCGTGA
- a CDS encoding GNA1162 family protein, translating into MKRLALVLGPLVGLFLAGCQTVAPKDYTAFRQSRPASILVLPPINASSDVRATYSVYTAMTRPISELGYYVFPLVVVDQMMKENGLTMPADMHQAPPAKLREVFGADAALYVTVQEYGSKYMLVVADTFVRARAVLVDLRTGTTLWEGSVYAQAGGQSGLLEALVTQVLNKLTDQAHMVATVACYQLVTPPGPPGQGLLRGPRHPEYGKD; encoded by the coding sequence ATGAAGCGACTCGCGCTTGTCCTGGGGCCGCTGGTCGGCCTGTTCCTGGCCGGCTGCCAGACGGTCGCCCCGAAAGACTACACGGCCTTTCGTCAGAGCCGGCCGGCCTCGATCCTCGTGCTCCCGCCGATCAACGCGTCGAGCGACGTGCGCGCGACCTATAGCGTGTACACCGCGATGACGCGGCCGATCAGCGAACTCGGCTATTACGTGTTCCCGCTCGTGGTCGTGGACCAGATGATGAAGGAGAATGGCCTCACCATGCCGGCCGACATGCACCAAGCCCCGCCGGCCAAGCTGCGCGAGGTGTTCGGGGCCGATGCGGCGCTGTACGTCACGGTTCAGGAATATGGCAGCAAGTACATGCTCGTCGTGGCCGACACCTTTGTCCGCGCCCGGGCAGTGCTGGTCGACCTGCGTACCGGCACGACCCTGTGGGAGGGCTCGGTGTACGCCCAAGCCGGCGGCCAGTCCGGCCTGCTGGAAGCGCTCGTGACGCAGGTGCTGAACAAGCTCACCGACCAGGCCCACATGGTCGCGACTGTCGCCTGCTACCAACTGGTGACCCCGCCGGGGCCTCCGGGGCAGGGGCTGCTGCGCGGACCGCGGCACCCCGAGTACGGCAAGGACTAA
- a CDS encoding nucleoside deaminase has protein sequence MNPPSSPATPPPCPFEKRFPSQLVRDDLFFMTLAYNQAIDAWRKDEVPIGAVIELGGEVIAAAHNTVESAHDPTAHAEMLAITQAASRLGDWRLEGATLYVTKEPCPMCSGATLMSRVRRVCYAVPDPKMGCLGGATNVNDLPRVNHHVELTVGGVLERECRDLLQAFFRLKRQNEDEGVNGGGV, from the coding sequence ATGAACCCGCCCTCCTCGCCCGCCACGCCGCCTCCCTGCCCGTTTGAGAAGCGGTTTCCGTCCCAACTGGTGCGTGACGACCTGTTCTTCATGACCCTCGCGTACAACCAGGCCATCGACGCCTGGCGCAAGGACGAGGTCCCGATCGGCGCGGTCATCGAGCTGGGCGGCGAGGTGATCGCGGCGGCGCACAATACGGTCGAATCCGCCCACGATCCGACCGCTCACGCCGAGATGCTGGCCATCACCCAGGCCGCCAGCCGGCTCGGTGATTGGCGGCTGGAAGGCGCCACCCTGTACGTCACCAAGGAGCCTTGCCCGATGTGCTCCGGCGCCACGCTGATGTCGCGGGTCCGCCGCGTCTGTTACGCCGTCCCCGATCCCAAGATGGGCTGCCTCGGCGGCGCCACCAACGTGAACGACCTCCCCCGCGTGAATCACCACGTCGAGCTCACCGTCGGCGGGGTGCTCGAACGCGAGTGCCGTGACCTTCTGCAGGCTTTTTTCCGACTCAAACGCCAGAACGAGGATGAGGGGGTAAACGGCGGCGGCGTTTGA